TAAGTAAGATCCTTTTACGATCTTGCCAACGTATTACTTTCGAATCATCCCAACGAAATTCTAAAATGAATGTTTGGTCCTTCCCGGATTCTTTAGAAACTGCATTGATATAGAAGAGTTTATTTTCCGAAAACTTAGGGTGAAATGCGAGACCCAGTAAACCTTCTTCCGACCTTGTTTCCACACTCCCGGTAAAATCAGCGATTAGTTTGGATTGATTGTTGGCAAAATTCCAGAGAAGGATTTTCCCCTTCTTCTCCAAAACTACCATCTCACCCGGTAGGCTCGGATGAAATTGTATATCCGTGATTTCTTTAAATCCGGAAGCAACCTGAGTCCAACCGAAAACGTATTCTACGTTGCTTTCCGTTTTAGGTTTTTGTTTTTTAGTTTTGGCGAGAAGATAGGTGCCCTCTCCCGTAAAGAGTAAGAGTCCCAGAAATAGAAAGAAGGTTAAGATCCTGTTGCGAAATCGTATCATTCTGGCAGAAAAAAATACAGTTTGAAATCGCTCAGTCAAGGATGAAAAAGCCAAAAACTAGATGCCAAAACTCACCCACAAACCAGTCTGGAGTTAAGATGAGCACGAGCACCCTTCGCCCCGAATCTTCCATAGCCTTATTGGAGGAAATGGAAAAAAAATATAAACAGATCCCATTCGAAGCAATTCTGAAACAGGATATTCTGAGGCAAGGGATCCATTTTCTTCCTGAATCTTTTCAAGTAGGGGAAGATTATAAGACAAAGGATTATTTCATCTTCTCCTTTGATCATATTCCACTTGCAGATATGAAAGAAGGCACCGACTCTAAAGCTCCGGAAGAGATCAAAATCACCGGCGGTTATTTCAATTTATTACCGACCGTAGTTTCTACCCGTAATAATCCGGATTCACCTTATAAAGTGAAACGTATTCCTGCCGGAGAAAAAGACGAAGGAAGACCAGGTCTTTATTTAAACGAAACATTTTTAGGAAAGTTAGAGTATCCACCTAAACCTGCTTGGTACAGACATAAAACGAAGTCCGGAAAAATTCCGGGAGAGATCGCACCGGTTATTGAATGGGGATATCTGATCTATCTAACCGTATTTCGTAACTGCCAATACTTCGGTAAAGACGAAGAATGTGCTTACTGCGATATCAATCATAATTATAGACAACAGAAGAATGCAGGCAGACCTTATACCGGCGTTAAAGACATCGAAGATATTTTAGAAGTTCTGTCTTGGATCGATGCAGAAGACGAGATCGCAAAAGTGTATACGATCACAGGCGGATCCGTAATCACTTCTCTCAAAAAGAAAAATGAAATAGATTTTTATTTAGAATACGCGCAAGCAATCGAGCAAAAATTCCCTGGAAGATGGATGGGCAAGATCGTTTCCCAAGCCTGGGAAAATGATGACTGCAAAAAATTCAAAGACGCAGGTATCCAAGTTTATCATCCCAACTACGAGGTATGGGAACCGGAACTATTCAGAAAAATTTGTCCTGGAAAAGAAGCGTATATCGGTAGAGATACTTGGATCAGAAGGATCGTAGACTCCGCAGAAATTTTTGGGCCTTCTTATGTAATCCCGAACTTTGTGGGAGGAGTAGAACTTTCCCAACCTTGGGGATTTGCTACAGTCGCAGAAGCGATCAAATCTACCGGAGAAGGTTTAGACTTCTTCATGTCCAAGGGGATCATGCCTAGATTCACTGCATGGTGCCCTGAACCTTATACAACTTTAGGAACTCAGGCAGGTCCTCCTCTAGAATATTTCTGCGAATTACTCACAGTCTGGAAGTCTACATTCGAAAAATATAATCTACCAGTGCCTCCAGGTTATGGAGAACCGGGACCAGGAAAGGCGGTATTCTCCGTTTCCGCCTTTATGGATGTGATCGGTTATACAGGAAGGGCTTAATCCCCTCCACTGGTAGAACGTTCCACTCTTCTCCAGGCGTTTGCCCAAGAAGCAAAAGAGTTTTGGTTTCTAGTCTGCAGATAAAGTTTGCCCTTACCGGAAAATTTTGCGACGATTCCTTCTCCTGATAAGAAGAGGGATTTTAAGCCGCCTACCTTATCCAAATGATATTCTAGGCTTGGCTCAAAACCTACGATATGACCCGTGTCTACGATGTACATTCCTTCCACATCCACAGTATGAATTGCTCCAAAACTAGAAAAGAAAAGGTCTCCTGCTCCGGAAACTTTTAGGAAGAATAAACCTTCTCCCGCGAAAAATCCCTTAAATCCTCCCCATTTACTGTCAATGACGAGTCCCGTACTTCCTGCAACATAGGCCCCTCTACTTAGGATCAATTCTTCATTTTGTAGGGTCCGATGTTCTAGGTCTCCTTGTGTGGCAGAAGTTAAAAATAATTCTCCGGAACCTTCTGCAGTAAACGTATTCTGAAAGAAAGATTCTCCGCTGAATAAGGCTCTTTTTGCAGAGGCGAAGATGCCCCCCTGTGCCTTTGTCTCCATTTTGATCTCAGGAGACATTGCGACCATCGCACCTGATTCGGCACGGATCGATTCTCCAGAATTCATTTGTAATTTAATAAGAGGAAAATCAGGTTTAGCTAATATTTCAAATTTCATATTCTTATGATTCCTTTTTAGGAGGTAATTTATCTCGGAACCATGCGCCTAAACTAGGCACGTTCCTGGATTGGAGCCAAAGCCTTCCTTTCCCTCTAAACTTTGCCACGAAACCTTCCCCGCCCAAAAAGAAGGATTTCCATCCACCGAATTTAGTGATCTCGTATTGCAAACCTTCTTCGAATGCGACGATATGTCCTGTGTCTACGATGAACTCACCTTCTACATCGAGTAATTCTATTCCTCCATAACTGGAGATAAGAACGGGTCCACTCCCTGTGAGTTTTAGGAAGAATAAAGACTCTCCACTGAAAAAACCTTTAAGCCCTTGGAATTTGGTATCTATGTCTATATTCGGTTGTGACGCGAGAAAGGAACTGGATTGGATAAAAATAGTCCCGTTCAGATCTAGTTTTTCTATATCACCAGGCAATGTAGGAGCAAGTAAAACTTCACCAGGTTGAGAAGCGCTGAATGTGTTCATCCAGAAGGATTCTCCGCCTAAAAAAGCCGCCTTTAAGGATTTGAAAAGTCCTCCTTGCTGCGCCTTACTCGTTTGCATTTGGATATGGGAACTCATACTCATAAGAGCTCCTGCTTCCGCCTTGATGGATTCTCCCGAATTCAGATTCACTTTCGCTACAGAATACGAGGGCTTATATAATAGTTGGATATTCATTATAAATTCCTAATTTAAAAACCTTATAAAGGAAGAAGTTTCGTCAGCCATCCGATAAAACTGGAAGGTACTCTGGATTGGATCCAAAGAGTTCCATGACCAGAAAAATTTGCGACGAGCCCTTCTCCGCCCAATAGAGTGGATTTCCAATTTCCACCTGCCTTTCCTACTTTGAACTGCAAAGAGTTTTCAAAAGCGACGATGTGGCCAGTATCCACAGTATAATTTCCTTGGACCTGGATCGGAACGATCGCGCCATAAGAACTTAAGAATAGTTTTCCTGTTCCGGAAATTTCTAATAAGAACAAACCTTCTCCGCCTAATAAGGAACGGATCCCTCCGAATTTAGAGACCACTTGGATCCCGGAATCTGAAGCAAGATAAGATCCGGATTGAACAAAAATACTTTTGCCTCCCAGATCCAAGTCCACGATATCTCCCGGAAGATCCGGAGCAAGGCCGATCTCTCCTCCGGAAGAAGGAGCAGTATACGTGTTGAAGAAAAAAGATTCTCCGCCGAAAAATTTACGAGCGAGTGCGGAGAAAAATCCGCTTCCCATTTTAGTTTCCACTCCCATTCCGGAACTCATGTAGACCATGACGCCTGCTTCGGATTTAATCGATTGACCCGAATCCAAACGGAGCTTCAATAAGGAGAACGAAGGTTTATGCGAAATCTGGTATTGCATACGAAAGGAAAGTTTGGAAAATATTTTCCAATGCGTCAATCGATTCCCGTAATTCCATATGTCTTTCTAATGTATTCTATTCCATAAAGAAGAACTTTCAAATGAAACAAGTTTTGATTACAGGTGCAAATCGAGGAATCGGTCTAGAGCTCGCTAATTTATATTCGGAAAAAGGTTACACTGTTTATGCAGCTTGCAGAAAAAGTTCGGAACCTTTACGCAGGCTGGGTGTAAAAATTTTTGAAGGTTTGGACCTTACACAAAGCCAAAGTTTCGAAACTCTCTCCGGTTTTCTGACCGGGGTCAAGCTGGACATTCTCATCAATAACGCAGGTATCCTGATCCCTGATAATTTGGAAAGCGTGGACTTTACAGAATTAGAAACCCAGATCCTGGTAAATGCAATCGGACCTATACGATTAAGTCGTCTACTTCTTCCTAAACTTGGCCCTCATTCCAAACTGATTTTTATCACTAGCAGAATGGGATCCATCGCGGACAACACTTCAGGTGCTTATTATGGATATAGAATGTCCAAAGCCGCCTTGAATGCAGGTGCCGTTAGTCTTGCACGCGATCTTGCACCTAAAAAGATCTCTGTAGGTATTTTCCACCCAGGAATGGTAGCCACCGAAATGACAGGAAGACAAGGAATTCCGCCTAGAGAGGCGGCCGAGGGACTAGCCCATTTAGTGGAAAAACTCTCCCCGGAAAGGTCCGGAAGATTCTTTCATCAAAACGGGGAAGAGTTACCATGGTAATTGGATTCTGTCTCCCTAAAACAACACTGTTGTAAAAAAGAGACAGAAGTACAGAAATTTCTTTCAAATTATGTCTAGTTGTCTCTGTACCGAGCTATAATGCCCGTCTAAAATCATCTTTTTGCACTGCACCTGGCATGGATATTGCTTCTATAGTCCTAAAGGGTTAATTTTAATTGGATTTCACAGACGTCCAATCTAGAAAGAACCCGGTGCAAAGCGAATGGATTCCGGAACCGAAAGTTTCCGGGGTAGGAAATGATGAATTTCACAGAACATAGAAAAACTCTTAAAGAAACAGTTAGAATTAAGGGGATTGGATTACATTCCGGTAAGGAAGTAAATCTGGTCGGGCACCCTGCTCCTGTTGGAACAGGTATAGTTTTTGAATATAGAAAGGGAGAAGATAAAGCATCTATCCCTGTAGAACTAAGCAACGTAGTAGATACGAGTAATGCTACCACACTTGGAGACGGACTCCATAGAGTCCAAACCGTTGAGCACCTAATGGCAGCGGTATTCTCTCTAGGAATTACTGATATGATCCTGGAAATCGACTCAGTAGAAGTTCCGATCATGGACGGATCTTCCCTTCCATTCCTAGAAGCTTTCGAAAACACGGGTTACACTGAATTCGAAGAAAGAATCGAACCTATTTATGTAAAAAACCCGATGTGGGTGGTAGATGGGGACAAATACCTTGTGATCCTTCCAAGCGAAACCTGGAAAGTGACCTACACAATCGACTTCCCTCACCCTCTTCTTAAAGGCCAGAATATCACAATCGATCTGGACCGAGACATCCTCAAAAACGAAATTTTACCAGCTAGAACCTTCGGATTCCTAAAAGATGTAGAAGCACTCCAAGCAAGAGGACTTGCTATGGGAGGATCCTTGGACAACGCAATCGTT
Above is a window of Leptospira selangorensis DNA encoding:
- a CDS encoding radical SAM protein; translation: MSTSTLRPESSIALLEEMEKKYKQIPFEAILKQDILRQGIHFLPESFQVGEDYKTKDYFIFSFDHIPLADMKEGTDSKAPEEIKITGGYFNLLPTVVSTRNNPDSPYKVKRIPAGEKDEGRPGLYLNETFLGKLEYPPKPAWYRHKTKSGKIPGEIAPVIEWGYLIYLTVFRNCQYFGKDEECAYCDINHNYRQQKNAGRPYTGVKDIEDILEVLSWIDAEDEIAKVYTITGGSVITSLKKKNEIDFYLEYAQAIEQKFPGRWMGKIVSQAWENDDCKKFKDAGIQVYHPNYEVWEPELFRKICPGKEAYIGRDTWIRRIVDSAEIFGPSYVIPNFVGGVELSQPWGFATVAEAIKSTGEGLDFFMSKGIMPRFTAWCPEPYTTLGTQAGPPLEYFCELLTVWKSTFEKYNLPVPPGYGEPGPGKAVFSVSAFMDVIGYTGRA
- a CDS encoding TIGR00266 family protein, translating into MKFEILAKPDFPLIKLQMNSGESIRAESGAMVAMSPEIKMETKAQGGIFASAKRALFSGESFFQNTFTAEGSGELFLTSATQGDLEHRTLQNEELILSRGAYVAGSTGLVIDSKWGGFKGFFAGEGLFFLKVSGAGDLFFSSFGAIHTVDVEGMYIVDTGHIVGFEPSLEYHLDKVGGLKSLFLSGEGIVAKFSGKGKLYLQTRNQNSFASWANAWRRVERSTSGGD
- a CDS encoding TIGR00266 family protein; translated protein: MNIQLLYKPSYSVAKVNLNSGESIKAEAGALMSMSSHIQMQTSKAQQGGLFKSLKAAFLGGESFWMNTFSASQPGEVLLAPTLPGDIEKLDLNGTIFIQSSSFLASQPNIDIDTKFQGLKGFFSGESLFFLKLTGSGPVLISSYGGIELLDVEGEFIVDTGHIVAFEEGLQYEITKFGGWKSFFLGGEGFVAKFRGKGRLWLQSRNVPSLGAWFRDKLPPKKES
- a CDS encoding TIGR00266 family protein, whose protein sequence is MQYQISHKPSFSLLKLRLDSGQSIKSEAGVMVYMSSGMGVETKMGSGFFSALARKFFGGESFFFNTYTAPSSGGEIGLAPDLPGDIVDLDLGGKSIFVQSGSYLASDSGIQVVSKFGGIRSLLGGEGLFLLEISGTGKLFLSSYGAIVPIQVQGNYTVDTGHIVAFENSLQFKVGKAGGNWKSTLLGGEGLVANFSGHGTLWIQSRVPSSFIGWLTKLLPL
- a CDS encoding SDR family oxidoreductase, yielding MKQVLITGANRGIGLELANLYSEKGYTVYAACRKSSEPLRRLGVKIFEGLDLTQSQSFETLSGFLTGVKLDILINNAGILIPDNLESVDFTELETQILVNAIGPIRLSRLLLPKLGPHSKLIFITSRMGSIADNTSGAYYGYRMSKAALNAGAVSLARDLAPKKISVGIFHPGMVATEMTGRQGIPPREAAEGLAHLVEKLSPERSGRFFHQNGEELPW
- the lpxC gene encoding UDP-3-O-acyl-N-acetylglucosamine deacetylase; translation: MNFTEHRKTLKETVRIKGIGLHSGKEVNLVGHPAPVGTGIVFEYRKGEDKASIPVELSNVVDTSNATTLGDGLHRVQTVEHLMAAVFSLGITDMILEIDSVEVPIMDGSSLPFLEAFENTGYTEFEERIEPIYVKNPMWVVDGDKYLVILPSETWKVTYTIDFPHPLLKGQNITIDLDRDILKNEILPARTFGFLKDVEALQARGLAMGGSLDNAIVLTQDGYLNESLRYENECVRHKILDLVGDLSIAGRPIIGHYLASKAGHALDVSMAKLVMSSVTGNELGKYKSRRIPLFNRKAAMV